Proteins encoded in a region of the Bradyrhizobium sp. CB3481 genome:
- a CDS encoding nuclear transport factor 2 family protein, whose translation MTEHSLWRFSRALHRAINERQPADLETLLDEDVDWSIYGPIDLYPFFGSRRGKAAVMDVVRQIADNFRVHRFDRESIMLGVDSASSMMRYSLTALDSNKPISLRVAHFAQFRAGRLTNLRVLVDTFDLVEQTVGYPIHLPRIAV comes from the coding sequence ATGACAGAGCATAGTCTCTGGCGTTTTTCGCGCGCGTTGCATCGCGCGATCAATGAGCGCCAGCCCGCCGATCTGGAAACACTGCTCGACGAGGATGTCGACTGGTCGATCTATGGGCCGATCGACCTGTATCCGTTCTTCGGCTCGCGCCGCGGCAAGGCGGCCGTGATGGATGTGGTCAGGCAGATCGCTGACAATTTCCGCGTCCACCGCTTCGACCGCGAATCGATCATGCTGGGGGTGGATTCGGCTTCCTCGATGATGCGCTATTCGCTGACCGCGCTGGATTCCAACAAGCCGATCAGCCTGCGCGTTGCCCATTTCGCCCAGTTCAGGGCCGGCCGCCTGACCAATCTGCGCGTGCTGGTCGACACCTTCGATCTGGTCGAGCAGACCGTCGGCTATCCGATCCATCTGCCGCGGATCGCTGTCTAA
- a CDS encoding nuclear transport factor 2 family protein, with protein MTEGSNRQRVLDFLNVLYSGDVEAALERCTDDVESLANAPIDILPHMGHRRGKAELREMWDAVRARYSELRCEVPILVTQGDKAAALIRVFFRKNINQRMVQFDIAGFYTLRDGKISHIREVIDTFDLVQQLLERDVAAILTGRRPDPI; from the coding sequence ATGACCGAGGGATCGAACCGCCAGCGCGTGCTGGACTTTCTCAACGTCCTGTACTCCGGCGATGTCGAGGCCGCGCTGGAGCGCTGCACCGACGACGTCGAATCTCTCGCCAATGCCCCGATCGACATCCTGCCGCATATGGGCCACCGCCGCGGCAAGGCCGAGCTGCGCGAGATGTGGGATGCGGTGCGCGCCCGCTATTCCGAGCTGCGCTGCGAGGTGCCGATCCTGGTCACCCAGGGCGACAAGGCCGCCGCCCTCATCCGCGTGTTCTTCCGCAAGAACATCAACCAGCGCATGGTGCAGTTCGACATCGCCGGCTTCTACACGCTGCGCGACGGCAAGATCAGCCATATCCGGGAAGTCATCGATACTTTCGATCTGGTCCAGCAGCTGCTGGAGCGCGACGTCGCGGCGATCCTGACGGGGCGACGGCCGGATCCGATTTAG